The proteins below are encoded in one region of Neoasaia chiangmaiensis:
- a CDS encoding DeoR/GlpR family DNA-binding transcription regulator, translating into MQPDRLTQIRHYLYRHGATGVNELAQIVDSSVATIRRDLQRLEEQGFVRRTHGGAEIVDSGGQEIGFEARESHCLRAKRAIAEAAYGHIRPHSSVFLDSGTTVLQLARRLRLEPMPLNVFTNSIAIVDALLDTPKLQISLLAGRIRNENRSIVGPLAERSIEALWFDQLFLGASAVLPDGGIATPDSDEASLNAAMIRHSTMQFLLMDSSKFGQHATFRVGKLEDVSHVVTDSGLAEDWIARLAQGNLAHTCVPVDVDGDAGMIDA; encoded by the coding sequence ATGCAGCCCGACCGCCTGACGCAGATACGTCACTACCTCTATCGTCATGGCGCAACCGGCGTGAATGAACTGGCACAGATCGTCGACAGCTCAGTTGCGACAATTCGCCGAGACCTGCAACGTCTTGAAGAGCAGGGTTTCGTGCGGCGCACGCATGGCGGGGCTGAAATCGTCGATTCCGGCGGGCAGGAAATTGGTTTCGAGGCGCGGGAAAGTCATTGTCTGCGGGCCAAGCGGGCCATCGCCGAAGCAGCCTATGGGCATATTCGCCCGCATTCGTCGGTATTTCTCGATTCCGGCACGACCGTGCTGCAACTGGCGCGACGTCTGCGGCTGGAGCCCATGCCGCTCAATGTCTTCACGAACAGCATCGCCATTGTCGATGCGCTTCTGGACACGCCGAAGCTGCAAATCTCCCTGCTGGCGGGGCGGATCCGGAACGAGAACCGGAGTATCGTGGGGCCGCTGGCCGAGCGCAGTATCGAGGCGCTGTGGTTCGATCAGCTTTTCCTCGGTGCCAGCGCCGTGTTGCCGGATGGCGGCATCGCGACGCCGGATAGTGACGAAGCCAGTCTGAATGCCGCGATGATTCGTCATTCCACGATGCAATTCCTTCTGATGGACAGTAGCAAATTCGGTCAGCACGCGACCTTTCGGGTCGGCAAGCTGGAAGATGTCTCCCATGTCGTGACGGATTCCGGTCTTGCAGAGGATTGGATTGCCCGCCTGGC
- a CDS encoding TonB-dependent receptor, which produces MRISNRRLLLCCATLMAGNGLAATSAKAQTASSKSVHAQGKGHAAAAPLRRRHNGNESGVLGPAGPQTEEIAVSGSARHADGVTNTTPGGGLMPRQTAPRSQSGVTRDWIAKQTPSGNISSMIANLPGVVYANQSPLGTAGDTLTMRGMNESQIGYLFEGAPLADPINYEPYTSMLVDTENLGSVTVSQGSPDLDAPLFNAVGGQISATEMNPSHQYGGYLSLLGGTHSANKEFLRLDTGDIGNTGIRGFASFSHLSNNNWRGPGGAERYHIDSKFVKEWGEDNSITAIFGYNRQEQTTWREPTAAQWKQYGTGFNYSPTYYPGNSTYYKLNFGNLNSLDVIAPMHFTLAHNLTLNVTPYYVHQNGPSVGGENIPASGGYYGTMQYGDLNQPNSYVGANGQRMLTTAGVDPWNQKTGAINASLNWTLGSNTLSFGYWYSYTTHEELSTFAVVDPSGKAANAYGRYGITVPGTGGALLSGYNLNFVQQVNALYLADTLKLLDDKLTLSAGFRAAMVARQGTNDVPGADPYKVVGNYFEPLPQFSASYQITPRDQIYLNGTTSFRAPESVEAYSQIFDPNSAHAVEQPGSLKPEYSIGEEIGYRHTGKLINFQISAFNMNLTNHQVTSSAYIPNTNMLISEPINIGGETSRGIQGELGLKPWHHFSPYVSAQYLHATLDNNVPVSAKNAAGASVIDYLPTAGKTMVAAPHWTASVGLSYDDNKHFFGNFDLRYVGSQWSTFMNDQRIPYYVVSDISLGYRFPHVPHLKGPKIQLNLINIGNNLYRSSPGSFSATAQGRRGIYGNAISAGSPVYLTGGNFAALVSLSTGF; this is translated from the coding sequence ATGCGCATATCGAATCGTCGGCTGCTGTTATGTTGCGCCACCCTGATGGCAGGTAATGGTCTGGCCGCTACCTCGGCGAAAGCACAGACAGCGTCATCGAAATCGGTTCATGCGCAAGGCAAGGGGCATGCCGCTGCGGCGCCGTTACGTCGTCGGCATAATGGCAATGAGAGTGGTGTGTTGGGGCCGGCCGGGCCGCAGACGGAAGAAATCGCGGTGTCGGGCAGTGCACGACATGCCGATGGCGTAACGAACACGACGCCGGGTGGCGGTTTGATGCCGCGTCAGACCGCGCCGCGTTCGCAAAGCGGCGTGACGCGCGACTGGATCGCCAAGCAGACGCCAAGCGGCAACATCTCGTCGATGATCGCGAATCTGCCGGGTGTAGTGTATGCCAACCAGAGCCCGCTGGGCACTGCGGGCGATACGCTGACCATGCGCGGCATGAATGAAAGCCAGATCGGCTATCTGTTCGAAGGCGCACCACTGGCGGATCCGATCAATTATGAGCCGTACACGTCGATGCTCGTCGATACGGAAAATCTTGGTTCGGTGACCGTCTCCCAGGGATCGCCCGATCTGGATGCGCCACTGTTCAACGCGGTGGGTGGACAGATTTCCGCGACCGAAATGAATCCGTCGCATCAATACGGTGGATATCTGAGCCTGCTGGGTGGCACGCACAGCGCGAACAAGGAATTCCTGCGTCTCGATACGGGTGATATCGGCAATACCGGCATTCGCGGCTTTGCATCATTCTCCCATCTGTCGAACAACAACTGGCGCGGTCCGGGCGGGGCGGAACGATATCACATCGATTCGAAGTTCGTGAAGGAGTGGGGTGAGGATAACTCCATCACCGCGATTTTCGGATATAACCGCCAGGAGCAGACGACCTGGCGTGAACCGACGGCCGCGCAATGGAAGCAGTATGGCACGGGCTTCAATTATAGCCCGACCTATTATCCCGGCAACTCGACGTATTATAAACTGAATTTCGGCAATCTGAATTCGCTCGACGTGATTGCGCCGATGCATTTCACGCTTGCCCATAATCTGACGCTGAACGTCACGCCTTATTACGTGCATCAGAATGGTCCGTCGGTGGGTGGCGAGAATATTCCGGCGTCGGGCGGTTATTACGGCACGATGCAATATGGCGATCTGAACCAGCCCAATTCCTATGTCGGTGCCAACGGCCAGCGCATGTTGACGACGGCGGGTGTCGATCCCTGGAACCAGAAGACCGGTGCGATCAACGCGTCGCTCAACTGGACGTTAGGGAGTAATACGCTGTCGTTCGGATACTGGTATTCGTATACGACGCATGAGGAGCTATCGACCTTTGCGGTGGTCGATCCTTCCGGCAAGGCTGCCAACGCCTATGGTCGTTACGGCATCACCGTACCGGGTACGGGCGGCGCTCTGTTGAGCGGCTATAACCTCAACTTCGTCCAGCAGGTGAATGCGCTCTATCTGGCGGACACGCTCAAGCTGCTGGACGACAAGCTGACATTGAGCGCCGGTTTCCGCGCGGCGATGGTGGCGCGTCAGGGTACCAACGATGTTCCCGGAGCGGATCCATACAAGGTTGTCGGCAATTATTTCGAGCCTCTGCCGCAGTTCTCGGCCAGCTATCAGATCACGCCGCGCGACCAGATCTACCTGAACGGGACGACGTCTTTCCGCGCGCCGGAATCCGTCGAGGCCTATAGCCAGATTTTCGATCCGAATTCCGCCCATGCCGTGGAGCAGCCGGGCAGCCTGAAGCCGGAATACTCGATCGGTGAGGAAATCGGTTATCGCCATACCGGAAAGTTAATCAATTTCCAGATTTCGGCATTCAACATGAACCTGACGAACCATCAGGTCACGTCGAGCGCCTATATTCCCAATACCAATATGCTGATTTCCGAGCCGATCAATATCGGTGGCGAGACGTCGCGCGGCATTCAGGGCGAACTGGGACTGAAGCCCTGGCATCATTTCAGCCCGTATGTTTCGGCGCAGTATCTGCATGCGACGCTGGATAACAACGTGCCTGTATCCGCGAAAAACGCAGCGGGCGCTTCCGTCATCGATTATCTGCCGACGGCAGGGAAAACGATGGTCGCGGCGCCGCATTGGACGGCTTCGGTCGGGCTGTCCTATGACGACAACAAGCACTTCTTCGGTAATTTCGACCTTCGCTATGTCGGTTCGCAATGGTCGACGTTCATGAACGATCAGCGCATTCCCTATTATGTCGTGTCCGATATTTCGCTTGGTTATCGTTTCCCGCATGTGCCGCATCTGAAGGGGCCGAAAATTCAGCTGAACCTGATCAATATCGGCAATAATCTTTACCGCTCGTCTCCCGGCAGTTTCTCGGCGACGGCGCAGGGGCGGCGCGGCATTTACGGCAATGCGATTTCGGCAGGATCGCCTGTCTATCTCACGGGCGGTAATTTTGCCGCGCTGGTTTCGCTCTCTACCGGCTTCTGA
- a CDS encoding alpha-galactosidase: protein MRRFTSGVFLASVSLMAFSSAQAEDSTVLNPGTPVASLTNAQQSFGNSAVRLSWIKRGSKLVEPKFTDQAHGQTIALRGLFTVNLANGEALTSADLPLTQAPRVETITPDVKASRAADHLPGQAVTARFADPQGRFTLVWRAEQREGSPYLRESIALTPRSQALAIRNVALLEANSNDGEVIGDVQGSPVFIDDSYFGIENPLSESLAFNGRTRLTLAQALPIQADHAFTVSAVGGVVRHGQMRRDFQIYVERERTHPYRPFLNYNSWYDIGYFTPYTQADAENRIKAFGEELVRRRGVELNSYLFDDGWDDRSGTWQFSKDFPQGFRPLCQLASSYGAAPGVWLSPWGGYSKPKEIRVAAGQKIGLETRDGGFDLSGPNYYAVFHKAVMTLLREDCINQFKFDGTGNANQVAPDSVFNSDFDAAIHLIADIYRTKPNTFINLTTGTYPSPFWLRTADSIWRGGEDDMLRGVGTRRQRWITYRDSDTYHNIVVKAPLFPLNSLMLHGIIYAQKNQRLNDDPGHDFPDEVHSFFGTGTDEQELYITPSLLKPADWDVIAQTAKWARANADVLKDSHWVGGDPGRLEPYGWAAWTPHKAIITLRNPDQTSRNILIEPRKVLELPSDAPSHYAVHALWAKSAAPKTLDAETPVVIRLAPFEVMTLELTP from the coding sequence ATGAGAAGATTCACATCGGGCGTGTTTCTGGCCTCGGTCAGTCTGATGGCGTTTTCGAGCGCGCAGGCCGAGGATTCCACGGTCCTGAACCCTGGCACGCCGGTCGCAAGCCTGACGAATGCACAGCAGAGCTTTGGCAACAGTGCTGTCCGGCTTTCATGGATAAAGCGTGGCTCGAAACTCGTCGAACCGAAATTTACCGATCAGGCACATGGACAGACAATCGCACTGCGTGGGCTGTTCACTGTCAATCTCGCCAATGGAGAAGCCCTGACCAGTGCCGACCTGCCCCTGACACAGGCACCAAGGGTCGAGACGATAACACCCGATGTGAAAGCCTCACGCGCGGCAGACCACCTGCCCGGCCAAGCCGTCACCGCGCGCTTTGCCGATCCGCAAGGCCGCTTCACACTTGTATGGCGTGCGGAGCAACGTGAGGGGTCGCCCTATCTCCGCGAAAGCATTGCCTTGACGCCACGATCGCAGGCTTTGGCGATCAGGAACGTCGCCCTGCTGGAGGCGAACAGCAATGACGGCGAGGTCATCGGCGATGTTCAGGGCTCTCCGGTCTTCATTGATGACAGTTATTTCGGCATTGAAAATCCGCTGTCGGAAAGTCTGGCATTCAATGGCCGAACCCGTCTGACCCTCGCGCAGGCCCTGCCCATTCAGGCCGATCATGCCTTCACGGTCTCCGCTGTCGGCGGCGTCGTGCGCCACGGTCAGATGCGTCGCGATTTCCAGATATACGTGGAGCGCGAGCGTACCCATCCATACCGGCCGTTCCTCAATTATAATTCGTGGTACGACATCGGTTATTTCACCCCTTACACACAAGCGGACGCCGAAAATCGTATCAAGGCTTTTGGTGAGGAACTCGTGCGCCGCCGCGGTGTCGAACTGAATTCCTATCTGTTCGACGATGGGTGGGACGACCGAAGCGGCACCTGGCAGTTCAGCAAGGATTTCCCGCAGGGTTTTCGGCCGCTCTGCCAGCTTGCCTCGTCATACGGTGCTGCACCCGGCGTGTGGCTCTCGCCATGGGGCGGCTATAGCAAACCCAAGGAAATCCGCGTCGCCGCCGGACAAAAGATCGGTCTGGAAACGCGTGATGGTGGCTTCGACCTTTCCGGCCCCAACTATTATGCCGTCTTCCACAAGGCCGTCATGACGCTGCTCCGCGAGGACTGCATCAACCAGTTCAAGTTCGACGGTACGGGCAACGCCAATCAGGTCGCGCCCGACAGTGTCTTCAATAGCGATTTTGACGCCGCAATCCATTTGATCGCCGATATCTATCGCACTAAACCCAATACGTTCATCAACCTCACAACTGGCACGTATCCGTCACCATTCTGGCTGCGGACGGCGGATTCCATCTGGCGGGGCGGTGAAGATGACATGCTGCGCGGGGTCGGAACCAGACGTCAGCGCTGGATCACCTACCGTGATTCCGACACCTATCATAACATCGTCGTCAAAGCCCCGCTCTTCCCGCTCAATTCCCTCATGCTGCATGGCATCATCTACGCGCAGAAAAATCAGCGTCTGAACGACGACCCCGGTCACGATTTCCCCGACGAAGTGCATTCCTTTTTCGGCACCGGCACGGACGAGCAGGAACTCTACATCACGCCCAGCCTGCTGAAACCGGCCGACTGGGATGTCATCGCACAAACCGCGAAATGGGCCCGCGCCAATGCGGACGTGCTGAAGGACAGTCATTGGGTCGGCGGTGATCCGGGCCGTCTGGAACCCTACGGCTGGGCAGCATGGACGCCCCACAAGGCAATCATCACCCTGCGCAATCCGGATCAGACGTCTCGCAATATCCTTATCGAGCCGCGCAAGGTGCTGGAATTGCCGTCCGATGCACCGTCACATTATGCCGTCCATGCACTCTGGGCGAAATCAGCAGCGCCAAAAACCCTGGACGCCGAAACACCCGTCGTCATTCGACTGGCGCCATTCGAAGTCATGACGCTGGAGCTGACGCCGTAA
- a CDS encoding beta-galactosidase, translated as MLSRRTALTLGLFALGDRLVTSTQAATRPSAARPDGRAHRLTLHPDGFRLDDVPFQIRSGEMHPARIPRREWAHRIAMAKAMGLNTIGIYLIWNTLETSPNVFDLHTDRRNFAAFIRLCQEAGLWVFLRPGPYICGEWDFGGLPPYLLFDGDIALRTRDPAFLSACERYIATLAPVLRPFLSQNGGPILLTQIENEYASFGGDIDYMHWTRNAWERHGIPGPFTIADGLPQLREKRIFLPDCAIGLDGENNIADTRALAPDAPFWISEAYPGWLTHWGEKAMARVDFTKDFHAILRAGVSFNLYVVHGGTNFGFGAGANAHRDGSSFQPVVTSYDYDAPIDEAGRPTAKFHALRAALLQATGTPAAQVPKPPDMTDFQAVIPAHVGRLENLLPPPLHAEHPVSLERGLRQGHGMALYRVTIPPNIGGMLRLPPVHDYARIFLDGTDIGTISRMVPNDADTMIPPAGHPRRLDIWVDSFGHIGYGAALGDRKGLDGPVTLGNHILHDWQIFGLPLGDRFIAQCAPLSPDIDARGFLFRASFDLRAPGGTYVDLSNWKKGYCWINGHLLGRYWHIGPQQRLYCPAEWLKPSGNDLMLLDYHQKEPAPVIGKTSLEN; from the coding sequence GTGCTCTCACGTCGCACCGCCCTGACCCTGGGGCTCTTCGCGCTCGGCGACCGTCTGGTGACATCGACGCAAGCCGCCACACGTCCGTCGGCAGCACGACCAGACGGACGTGCACACCGACTGACGCTGCATCCGGACGGCTTCCGTCTCGATGACGTCCCCTTTCAGATCCGCTCCGGCGAAATGCACCCGGCCCGCATTCCCCGTCGCGAGTGGGCCCATCGCATTGCCATGGCCAAGGCGATGGGCCTTAACACCATCGGTATCTATCTGATCTGGAACACGCTCGAAACGAGCCCGAATGTGTTCGATCTGCATACCGATCGCCGGAACTTCGCTGCTTTCATCCGCCTCTGTCAGGAAGCAGGGCTTTGGGTTTTCCTGCGTCCCGGCCCCTATATTTGCGGTGAGTGGGATTTCGGCGGCTTGCCACCCTACCTCCTCTTCGATGGCGACATCGCCTTACGCACACGCGACCCCGCTTTCCTCAGCGCCTGCGAACGCTATATCGCAACTCTCGCCCCGGTCCTGCGCCCATTCCTGTCCCAGAACGGCGGGCCCATCCTCCTGACGCAGATCGAGAACGAATACGCGTCGTTCGGTGGCGATATCGATTATATGCACTGGACACGCAACGCGTGGGAGCGCCACGGAATTCCGGGGCCTTTCACGATCGCGGACGGCCTGCCGCAACTACGCGAAAAGCGCATATTTCTCCCCGATTGTGCGATCGGCCTGGATGGCGAAAACAATATCGCCGACACCAGAGCGCTTGCGCCCGATGCGCCGTTCTGGATCAGTGAAGCCTATCCTGGCTGGCTCACGCATTGGGGTGAAAAAGCGATGGCACGCGTGGATTTCACCAAGGACTTCCACGCCATCCTGCGCGCCGGCGTCTCTTTCAACCTCTATGTCGTGCATGGCGGGACCAACTTCGGATTCGGCGCAGGCGCAAATGCACATCGCGACGGATCGTCCTTCCAGCCGGTGGTCACCAGCTACGATTACGATGCACCTATCGACGAGGCTGGCCGCCCCACGGCAAAATTCCACGCGCTTCGTGCCGCGTTATTGCAGGCAACCGGCACACCTGCCGCACAAGTGCCGAAACCGCCTGACATGACCGATTTTCAGGCGGTTATTCCCGCACATGTCGGCAGATTGGAAAATCTGCTGCCCCCACCCCTGCACGCGGAGCATCCGGTTTCGCTCGAACGTGGTTTGCGGCAGGGTCACGGCATGGCGCTCTATCGCGTCACGATACCGCCGAACATCGGCGGCATGCTCCGGTTACCTCCCGTTCACGACTACGCACGTATTTTTCTCGACGGCACCGATATCGGCACGATATCGCGCATGGTTCCCAACGATGCCGATACGATGATCCCACCGGCCGGGCATCCTCGTCGGCTGGATATCTGGGTCGATAGCTTTGGCCATATCGGCTATGGCGCTGCACTGGGGGATCGGAAAGGGCTCGATGGCCCTGTCACTCTGGGCAACCATATCCTCCACGACTGGCAAATATTCGGCCTGCCGCTGGGCGACCGTTTTATCGCCCAATGCGCACCATTGTCGCCAGACATAGATGCTCGCGGCTTTCTGTTTCGCGCCTCTTTTGACTTGCGCGCGCCGGGCGGCACATACGTGGATCTCAGTAACTGGAAAAAAGGATATTGCTGGATCAATGGCCATCTTCTGGGACGCTACTGGCATATTGGCCCTCAGCAGCGTCTCTACTGCCCCGCCGAATGGCTAAAGCCCAGCGGCAACGATCTCATGCTTCTGGATTATCATCAGAAAGAGCCCGCTCCGGTCATCGGAAAGACTTCTTTGGAGAACTGA
- a CDS encoding TonB-dependent receptor, which yields MRKAPSRSKPHSCRSARLLRRTGATLLCSTIMMPLALGAEPTNKPSGPKATRAGNARANPAAPRQHASSPTSENIQVVGGIGSANGVTNTTAGGGLLPPEKSPQAQQSVTRDFIAKQSPTSNPLSLIQYIPGVTLSNADAFGQSDQSSFYMRGMTQTSVGYTINGIPAADMSHYTPYTSEAADTENIQKITVQQGVADIAMPVYNAIAGSIKETLTDPAEHFGGKLDLSYGNHQAAREFLRLDSGEIGHTGIRTFASYSYGTHAMWLGPGRSRRSHIDSMALKEWGEGNSARIFLTYNQASEPYFLSITMPQWKQFGRSAAYYDPTYTPGDYNYYKLNSEQSHSVIIGAPFTFNLGHGLTFESAPYYVHIHGTFNNGQTQAEYGYNGTQPTGNLNLPGAVDGYAPVMAIDNSNQHAAGFNNTLSWKYGHNELKVGYWYNYYDQTESAPITLIGDNGEGENYWGKYPIRGQNGDPLLQFNIHLIQQLNSLFVSDTYKALNDKLILNAGFKYVMMSYHSTNLIPGDLYNYGRNDGQPLPQVSASYQITPHDQIYLDAATAFKEPQGILVYGTYWDGSSPTVDLAHSTNLKAQYSISEEIGYRHTGLVNITASFFNYNSTNRQSSISSYIGGRLVSNYINAGGQTSRGFQIAAGLRPWHGFSPYASFQYLHVTTDNNLPRGADYIRSAGKIAPYSPKYTVNVGLSYDNGHFFANGYMSYVSSQYSTYMDDQTMPGYAIGNVTMGYRFKKLWIAKYPQVQVNAMNITDNKYLAAGNGGLNARTTRGVFGSTISGSSPTYVIGGGFGLIFSVSTGF from the coding sequence ATGCGCAAGGCACCCAGCCGTTCGAAGCCCCATTCCTGTCGTTCCGCCCGACTGCTACGTCGCACTGGCGCTACATTGCTTTGTTCGACGATCATGATGCCGCTGGCGCTTGGTGCAGAGCCCACGAACAAACCGTCAGGGCCGAAAGCCACGAGGGCCGGAAATGCCCGTGCCAACCCAGCGGCACCACGGCAGCACGCATCAAGCCCGACCAGCGAAAATATCCAGGTGGTTGGCGGCATCGGCAGTGCCAACGGCGTCACCAATACCACGGCTGGCGGCGGTCTCCTTCCTCCGGAAAAGTCACCTCAGGCACAGCAATCGGTGACACGCGATTTCATTGCGAAGCAGTCGCCCACCAGCAATCCGCTTTCGCTGATCCAGTATATTCCGGGCGTGACACTCTCGAACGCGGACGCGTTCGGCCAGTCCGACCAGAGCAGCTTCTATATGCGCGGCATGACGCAAACATCCGTCGGCTATACGATCAACGGCATCCCCGCCGCCGACATGTCCCATTACACACCTTACACATCCGAAGCGGCTGATACCGAGAACATCCAGAAAATCACGGTCCAGCAGGGTGTCGCCGATATCGCCATGCCCGTCTATAATGCCATTGCAGGCTCGATAAAGGAGACGCTGACCGATCCAGCGGAACATTTTGGCGGCAAGCTTGATCTGAGCTACGGCAATCATCAGGCCGCCCGCGAATTTCTGCGCCTGGACAGTGGCGAGATCGGCCACACCGGCATCAGGACATTCGCGTCCTATTCCTATGGCACACACGCCATGTGGCTCGGCCCAGGCCGCAGCCGCCGCTCACATATCGATTCAATGGCGCTGAAAGAGTGGGGCGAGGGTAACAGCGCACGAATTTTCCTGACATACAATCAGGCGAGCGAACCCTACTTCCTCAGCATCACGATGCCGCAATGGAAGCAATTTGGCCGCTCAGCCGCGTATTACGACCCGACATACACGCCTGGCGATTACAACTACTACAAGCTGAATAGCGAACAATCGCATTCAGTCATCATCGGCGCGCCTTTCACCTTCAATCTTGGCCATGGTCTGACCTTTGAGTCCGCACCGTATTATGTTCACATCCATGGCACGTTCAATAACGGACAGACGCAGGCGGAATATGGCTATAACGGCACGCAACCCACCGGGAATCTCAATCTCCCCGGCGCGGTAGACGGGTATGCCCCCGTCATGGCCATCGACAACTCCAATCAACATGCCGCCGGCTTCAACAACACATTGAGCTGGAAATACGGCCATAACGAATTGAAAGTCGGCTATTGGTACAATTATTATGACCAGACCGAATCTGCGCCCATCACACTGATCGGCGACAACGGCGAAGGCGAAAATTACTGGGGAAAATATCCGATCCGCGGACAAAACGGCGACCCGCTTCTACAGTTCAATATTCACCTTATTCAACAACTGAACTCGCTCTTCGTTTCCGACACCTACAAGGCGCTCAACGATAAACTGATCCTCAATGCCGGGTTCAAATACGTCATGATGTCCTATCATTCGACAAACCTGATTCCGGGTGACCTCTATAACTACGGCCGCAATGACGGGCAGCCTCTGCCGCAGGTCTCCGCCTCCTACCAGATCACGCCGCACGACCAGATTTATCTGGATGCCGCAACCGCGTTCAAGGAACCGCAAGGTATTCTTGTCTACGGAACATACTGGGACGGCTCGTCACCTACCGTCGATCTCGCACATTCAACGAATCTGAAGGCACAATATTCAATTTCGGAGGAAATCGGTTATCGCCATACCGGCCTCGTCAACATCACCGCATCATTCTTCAATTACAACTCGACAAACCGCCAGAGCTCGATCTCCAGCTACATCGGTGGCCGGCTGGTCTCCAACTATATCAATGCGGGTGGCCAGACATCGCGAGGTTTCCAGATTGCCGCAGGCCTGCGTCCCTGGCACGGATTCAGCCCATATGCGTCCTTCCAGTATCTGCACGTCACGACGGACAACAACCTGCCAAGGGGTGCGGATTACATTCGCAGCGCAGGCAAGATCGCGCCTTACAGCCCGAAATATACCGTCAACGTCGGCCTCTCCTATGACAACGGCCATTTCTTCGCCAACGGCTATATGAGCTATGTCAGTTCGCAATATTCAACATACATGGACGATCAGACCATGCCAGGTTATGCGATCGGCAACGTCACGATGGGGTATCGTTTCAAAAAACTCTGGATCGCCAAATATCCGCAGGTGCAGGTGAACGCGATGAACATCACGGATAACAAGTATCTTGCAGCGGGCAATGGTGGACTAAACGCCAGAACAACCAGAGGTGTTTTCGGCTCGACGATTTCGGGCAGTTCGCCCACCTATGTTATCGGCGGCGGCTTCGGACTCATCTTCTCCGTTTCGACAGGTTTCTAA
- the nagB gene encoding glucosamine-6-phosphate deaminase codes for MKLIITPDAASATHVAAHLLADTIRQRPDAVLGLATGRTMEGVYAALADIHRAEALSFSGIASFNLDEYVGLPPSDPRSYRHYMQTHLFDHVDADERHIHVPNGIAADLKTECAAYEAAIRTHGGISLQLLGIGDTGHIGFNEPPSPFDTRTRVVELDAATRQQNAEMFGGDPDAVPSEAITMGVGTILDAKRLLMVATGPAKADIVAAALEGPITPDVSASAIRLHGDVVVVLDEASAGALSPETRALANAG; via the coding sequence ATGAAACTCATCATCACCCCGGATGCCGCCTCCGCCACGCATGTCGCGGCGCATCTGTTGGCCGACACGATTCGACAGCGACCCGATGCGGTTCTGGGACTTGCCACGGGGCGAACGATGGAAGGCGTCTATGCAGCACTGGCCGACATCCATCGCGCGGAAGCACTGTCCTTCTCCGGTATCGCGTCTTTCAACCTGGACGAATATGTCGGCCTGCCGCCGAGCGATCCACGCTCTTACCGACATTATATGCAGACCCATCTCTTCGATCATGTGGATGCCGATGAGCGCCATATTCATGTGCCCAATGGCATCGCAGCGGATTTGAAGACCGAATGCGCGGCCTACGAGGCCGCGATCCGCACGCATGGCGGCATTTCACTGCAATTGCTCGGCATCGGCGATACGGGACATATCGGCTTCAACGAACCGCCCTCGCCCTTCGATACGCGCACCCGCGTGGTGGAACTGGACGCCGCCACCCGTCAGCAGAACGCGGAAATGTTCGGCGGCGACCCCGATGCCGTCCCCAGTGAGGCGATCACCATGGGCGTCGGCACCATCCTGGATGCCAAGCGCCTGCTGATGGTGGCGACCGGCCCCGCCAAGGCCGATATCGTCGCGGCGGCGCTGGAAGGACCGATCACGCCGGATGTCAGCGCGTCGGCCATCCGTCTGCACGGCGATGTCGTCGTCGTATTGGACGAAGCCAGCGCAGGCGCCCTGTCGCCGGAAACCCGCGCTCTCGCGAACGCGGGCTGA